The following are encoded together in the Coffea arabica cultivar ET-39 chromosome 1c, Coffea Arabica ET-39 HiFi, whole genome shotgun sequence genome:
- the LOC113726581 gene encoding serine carboxypeptidase-like 2 isoform X1 translates to MEKLQVLLRHPIFCNLFLLLVYVQACSNLAMAGSIVKFLPGFEGPLPFELETGYIGVGESEDGQLFYAFIKSESNPQSDPLIIWLDGGPGCSSFIPLFFGIGPVILEPLSFDGTLPKLVLNPSTWTKVVSIIFLDSPVGTGFSYAKTAKASQSSDFQASDQAYEFIRKWLHDHPEYKSNPFYVSGISYGGIPVPILTQLISNGNKDGIEPRIDLKGYILGNPITKVSGILNYRVAFAYGMGLISEELYESLKVSCKGEYEIIDPSNAACSKNMQAYNELVRNIDDQQILIPVCPPLSREPNKLFTGGRSIIQMLYKKFEELDIRESTPVKCRMEWITLVDHWANNKSVQEALHVRRETIGQWVSCSGTLPYTENAGSVVPYHANLSTKGYRSLIYSGDHDLMVPHIETQAWIRSLHYPIIDDWRQWIHEGQVAGYTRTYANKMTFATVKGGAHVAYEFKPAECRTMLERWISHQPL, encoded by the exons ATGGAGAAGTTGCAGGTGCTCCTAAGGCATCCTATCTTCTGCAACCTGTTCTTGCTGCTAGTTTATGTTCAAGCATGTTCAAACCTTGCTATGGCTGGTTCCATAGTTAAGTTTCTTCCAGGATTTGAAGGACCCCTCCCCTTTGAACTCGAAACCGG GTATATTGGAGTTGGTGAATCAGAGGATGGGCAGCTCTTCTACGCTTTTATCAAGTCAGAGTCAAATCCTCAATCGGATCCTCTTATCATTTGGTTAGATGGAGGCCCTGGCTGCAGTTCATTTATTCCACTTTTCTTTGGGATAG GACCAGTAATTTTGGAGCCATTGTCGTTCGACGGCACTCTGCCCAAATTGGTATTAAATCCCTCTACTTGGACCAAG GTTGTAAGCATCATCTTTCTGGATTCGCCAGTTGGAACGGGTTTTTCTTATGCTAAGACTGCAAAAGCTTCTCAATCTTCAGATTTTCAAGCCTCTGATCAAGCTTATGAATTTATCAGGAAG TGGCTACATGATCACCCAGAGTACAAGTCGAATCCATTCTATGTTAGTGGAATCTCGTATGGGGGCATTCCTGTTCCAATATTAACTCAACTTATATCAAATG GAAATAAGGACGGCATTGAACCACGTATTGATCTTAAG GGATACATACTTGGAAATCCAATAACGAAGGTTTCGGGAATTTTGAACTATAGGGTTGCGTTTGCTTATGGGATGGGGCTGATTTCTGAGGAACTCTATGAG TCCTTGAAGGTTAGCTGTAAAGGGGAATATGAAATCATAGATCCCAGTAATGCGGCGTGTTCGAAAAATATGCAGGCATACAATGAG TTGGTTCGTAATATTGACGATCAACAGATCTTGATTCCCGTATGTCCTCCTCTTTCACGAGAGCCAAATAAATTATTTACTGGTGGGAGATCCATTATACAAATGTTGTATAAGAAGTTTGAAGAGCTAGACATTCGGGAATCTACTCCAGTCAAATGTCGA ATGGAATGGATTACGCTTGTTGATCACTGGGCTAACAACAAGAGCGTCCAAGAGGCCCTCCATGTGCGAAGG GAAACTATCGGACAGTGGGTAAGCTGCAGCGGTACCTTGCCATACACAGAAAATGCAGGGAGTGTTGTACCATATCATGCAAACCTTAGCACTAAAGGTTATAGATCCCTTATATACAG TGGTGACCATGATCTGATGGTACCGCACATTGAAACTCAAGCGTGGATAAGATCTCTACATTACCCAATTATTGACGATTGGAGACAGTGGATTCATGAAGGCCAAGTTGCCGG TTACACAAGGACTTACGCAAATAAGATGACATTTGCAACAGTGAAG GGAGGAGCCCATGTTGCTTATGAGTTCAAGCCTGCCGAATGCAGAACTATGCTTGAGAGATGGATATCGCATCAGCCTCTCTAA
- the LOC113726581 gene encoding serine carboxypeptidase-like 2 isoform X2, which yields MEKLQVLLRHPIFCNLFLLLVYVQACSNLAMAGSIVKFLPGFEGPLPFELETGYIGVGESEDGQLFYAFIKSESNPQSDPLIIWLDGGPGCSSFIPLFFGIGPVILEPLSFDGTLPKLVLNPSTWTKVVSIIFLDSPVGTGFSYAKTAKASQSSDFQASDQAYEFIRKWLHDHPEYKSNPFYVSGISYGGIPVPILTQLISNGNKDGIEPRIDLKGYILGNPITKVSGILNYRVAFAYGMGLISEELYESLKVSCKGEYEIIDPSNAACSKNMQAYNELVRNIDDQQILIPVCPPLSREPNKLFTGGRSIIQMLYKKFEELDIRESTPVKCRMEWITLVDHWANNKSVQEALHVRRETIGQWVSCSGTLPYTENAGSVVPYHANLSTKGYRSLIYSGDHDLMVPHIETQAWIRSLHYPIIDDWRQWIHEGQVAGYTRTYANKMTFATVKARNSCFYCFSARFVHMVTTNNKNYA from the exons ATGGAGAAGTTGCAGGTGCTCCTAAGGCATCCTATCTTCTGCAACCTGTTCTTGCTGCTAGTTTATGTTCAAGCATGTTCAAACCTTGCTATGGCTGGTTCCATAGTTAAGTTTCTTCCAGGATTTGAAGGACCCCTCCCCTTTGAACTCGAAACCGG GTATATTGGAGTTGGTGAATCAGAGGATGGGCAGCTCTTCTACGCTTTTATCAAGTCAGAGTCAAATCCTCAATCGGATCCTCTTATCATTTGGTTAGATGGAGGCCCTGGCTGCAGTTCATTTATTCCACTTTTCTTTGGGATAG GACCAGTAATTTTGGAGCCATTGTCGTTCGACGGCACTCTGCCCAAATTGGTATTAAATCCCTCTACTTGGACCAAG GTTGTAAGCATCATCTTTCTGGATTCGCCAGTTGGAACGGGTTTTTCTTATGCTAAGACTGCAAAAGCTTCTCAATCTTCAGATTTTCAAGCCTCTGATCAAGCTTATGAATTTATCAGGAAG TGGCTACATGATCACCCAGAGTACAAGTCGAATCCATTCTATGTTAGTGGAATCTCGTATGGGGGCATTCCTGTTCCAATATTAACTCAACTTATATCAAATG GAAATAAGGACGGCATTGAACCACGTATTGATCTTAAG GGATACATACTTGGAAATCCAATAACGAAGGTTTCGGGAATTTTGAACTATAGGGTTGCGTTTGCTTATGGGATGGGGCTGATTTCTGAGGAACTCTATGAG TCCTTGAAGGTTAGCTGTAAAGGGGAATATGAAATCATAGATCCCAGTAATGCGGCGTGTTCGAAAAATATGCAGGCATACAATGAG TTGGTTCGTAATATTGACGATCAACAGATCTTGATTCCCGTATGTCCTCCTCTTTCACGAGAGCCAAATAAATTATTTACTGGTGGGAGATCCATTATACAAATGTTGTATAAGAAGTTTGAAGAGCTAGACATTCGGGAATCTACTCCAGTCAAATGTCGA ATGGAATGGATTACGCTTGTTGATCACTGGGCTAACAACAAGAGCGTCCAAGAGGCCCTCCATGTGCGAAGG GAAACTATCGGACAGTGGGTAAGCTGCAGCGGTACCTTGCCATACACAGAAAATGCAGGGAGTGTTGTACCATATCATGCAAACCTTAGCACTAAAGGTTATAGATCCCTTATATACAG TGGTGACCATGATCTGATGGTACCGCACATTGAAACTCAAGCGTGGATAAGATCTCTACATTACCCAATTATTGACGATTGGAGACAGTGGATTCATGAAGGCCAAGTTGCCGG TTACACAAGGACTTACGCAAATAAGATGACATTTGCAACAGTGAAGGCAAGAAATTCCTGTTTCTATTGCTTCAGTGCAAGATTTGTTCACATGGTAACGACTAACAACAAG AACTATGCTTGA